The Aeromicrobium sp. Leaf245 genome includes a region encoding these proteins:
- a CDS encoding phosphatidate cytidylyltransferase: protein MRSEEPAPTDGPLDEPDPAVAQKKSRAGRNLPAAIAVGAALGGTVVASLFLFKDLFVAVVVLALGVGLWELARALGKAGITVPFLPVLTGGTLMLLGAYYGGMETAAVAMALTVIGTLVWRLSDGADGFVRDASAGLFCLSYLHLMGVFVMLMLVEDDGPWRIVAFIVATVASDIGGYIAGVLFGKHPMAPTISPKKSWEGFTGSLVFGIGAGIGTVVLGLDGDWWVGVLLGVAGVVMATLGDLSESLVKRDLGIKDMGDLLPGHGGLMDRLDSLIAVAPVAWLILHYLVTPA, encoded by the coding sequence TTGAGGTCTGAGGAGCCCGCCCCCACGGACGGACCCCTGGACGAGCCCGACCCCGCGGTGGCGCAGAAGAAGAGCCGCGCCGGGCGCAACCTGCCGGCGGCCATCGCCGTCGGTGCCGCGCTCGGCGGCACGGTCGTGGCGTCGCTGTTCCTCTTCAAGGACCTGTTCGTCGCCGTCGTCGTGCTCGCGCTCGGCGTCGGTCTGTGGGAGCTGGCCAGGGCCCTCGGCAAGGCCGGGATCACCGTCCCGTTCCTGCCCGTGCTCACCGGCGGCACCCTCATGCTGCTCGGCGCCTACTACGGCGGCATGGAGACCGCGGCCGTCGCGATGGCCCTCACCGTCATCGGCACCCTCGTGTGGCGACTCTCCGACGGCGCCGACGGCTTCGTGCGCGACGCGAGTGCCGGCCTGTTCTGCCTGTCCTACCTGCACCTCATGGGCGTCTTCGTCATGCTCATGCTCGTCGAGGACGACGGACCCTGGCGCATCGTCGCGTTCATCGTGGCCACGGTCGCCTCCGACATCGGCGGCTACATCGCCGGCGTCCTGTTCGGCAAGCACCCCATGGCCCCGACCATCAGCCCCAAGAAGTCCTGGGAGGGCTTCACCGGCTCGCTCGTCTTCGGCATCGGTGCGGGCATCGGCACCGTGGTGCTGGGGCTGGACGGCGACTGGTGGGTCGGCGTCCTGCTCGGCGTCGCCGGCGTCGTCATGGCCACGCTCGGTGACCTGTCGGAGTCCCTGGTCAAGCGCGACCTCGGCATCAAGGACATGGGCGACCTGCTCCCCGGCCACGGAGGTCTCATGGACCGTCTGGACTCCCTGATCGCCGTCGCCCCCGTCGCGTGGCTGATCCTGCACTACCTGGTCACGCCTGCCTGA
- the frr gene encoding ribosome recycling factor, translating to MDQTLREAGSKMDKAVEHTREEFAAIRTGRAHPAMFAQITAEYYGTPTPLQQLAGFQVPEPRTVIISPYDQGAKSAIEKAIRESDLGVNPSDDGKVLRVTLPELTEERRKEYIKLARSKAEEGRVAVRGVRRSAKQAMDKAEKDSEISQDDNTGAEKRLDGLTKQHVDQIDEMLKNKEAELLEV from the coding sequence ATCGACCAGACCCTGCGCGAGGCCGGCAGCAAGATGGACAAGGCCGTCGAGCACACCCGCGAGGAGTTCGCCGCGATCCGCACCGGTCGTGCGCACCCGGCGATGTTCGCCCAGATCACGGCCGAGTACTACGGCACCCCCACGCCGCTGCAGCAGCTGGCGGGCTTCCAGGTGCCGGAGCCTCGCACGGTCATCATCAGCCCCTACGACCAGGGCGCGAAGAGTGCGATCGAGAAGGCCATCCGCGAGTCCGACCTCGGCGTCAACCCGTCCGACGACGGCAAGGTGCTGCGCGTGACCCTGCCCGAGCTCACCGAGGAGCGGCGCAAGGAGTACATCAAGCTCGCGCGCTCCAAGGCCGAGGAGGGCCGGGTGGCCGTGCGCGGTGTCCGCCGCAGCGCCAAGCAGGCCATGGACAAGGCCGAGAAGGACTCCGAGATCAGCCAGGACGACAACACCGGCGCCGAGAAGCGGCTCGACGGGCTGACCAAGCAGCACGTGGACCAGATCGACGAGATGCTCAAGAACAAGGAAGCCGAGCTCCTTGAGGTCTGA
- the pyrH gene encoding UMP kinase has translation MSTADAGTPGPGVRRVLLKLSGEVFGGGSIGIDPDVVNAIARQVAEAVREGAQVAIVVGGGNFFRGAELSQRGMERSRADYIGMLGTVMNSLALQDFIEKQGIDTRVQSAITMGQVAEPYIPRRAIRHLEKGRVVIFGAGAGMPYFSTDTVSAQRALEIKADAVLMSKSGVDGVYSADPRTDASARRFEEITFAEALRLGLKVVDAAAFALCMENDLPMIVFGMEGEGNIARVLRGERIGTLVHGGTGPLNGTTTGDAS, from the coding sequence CTGTCGACGGCGGACGCCGGGACCCCAGGTCCCGGCGTCCGTCGCGTGCTGCTGAAGCTGTCCGGCGAGGTCTTCGGCGGCGGGAGCATCGGCATCGACCCCGACGTCGTCAACGCCATCGCCCGCCAGGTCGCCGAGGCCGTCCGCGAGGGCGCCCAGGTGGCGATCGTCGTGGGCGGCGGCAACTTCTTCCGCGGCGCCGAGCTCAGCCAGCGCGGCATGGAGCGGTCCCGCGCCGACTACATCGGCATGCTCGGCACCGTCATGAACAGCCTCGCCCTGCAGGACTTCATCGAGAAGCAGGGCATCGACACCCGGGTGCAGTCGGCCATCACCATGGGGCAGGTCGCCGAGCCGTACATCCCCCGGCGCGCCATCCGGCACCTCGAGAAGGGCCGCGTCGTGATCTTCGGCGCCGGTGCGGGCATGCCCTACTTCAGCACCGACACCGTCTCGGCCCAGCGTGCGCTCGAGATCAAGGCCGACGCGGTGCTCATGAGCAAGAGCGGCGTCGACGGGGTCTACTCCGCCGACCCGCGCACCGACGCATCGGCGCGACGCTTCGAGGAGATCACCTTCGCCGAGGCCCTGCGCCTCGGCCTCAAGGTGGTCGACGCGGCCGCGTTCGCGCTGTGCATGGAGAACGACCTGCCCATGATCGTGTTCGGCATGGAGGGCGAGGGCAACATCGCCCGCGTCCTGCGTGGTGAGAGGATCGGGACGCTGGTCCACGGTGGGACCGGACCACTCAACGGGACGACTACAGGAGACGCATCGTGA
- the tsf gene encoding translation elongation factor Ts, whose product MAIAAADVKKLRDATGAGMMDAKKALTEADGDFDKAVEILRISGAAKAAKRGAEREASSGLVANTGTAIVELNSETDFVAKNEQFIELAERLAAAADASKPESAEAFAKTTLDDGKTVEETVSALAAVIGEKIELGRVAAFDGQVAVYLHRRASDLPPAVGVLVEYTGDDLDAARGAAMQIAAMRPRYLTREDVPADIVAKEREIAEATAREEGKPEQAIEKITEGRVNGFFKDVVLLDQPSVTDNKKTVKAVLDAAGVTITRFAHIEIGA is encoded by the coding sequence ATGGCCATTGCTGCCGCAGACGTGAAGAAGCTCCGCGACGCCACGGGCGCCGGGATGATGGACGCCAAGAAGGCCCTCACCGAGGCCGACGGCGACTTCGACAAGGCCGTCGAGATCCTGCGGATCTCCGGTGCGGCCAAGGCCGCCAAGCGCGGCGCCGAGCGCGAGGCCTCGTCCGGCCTCGTCGCCAACACCGGCACCGCCATCGTCGAGCTCAACTCCGAGACCGACTTCGTCGCCAAGAACGAGCAGTTCATCGAGCTCGCCGAGCGCCTGGCCGCCGCGGCCGACGCCAGCAAGCCCGAGAGCGCCGAGGCCTTCGCCAAGACGACCCTCGACGACGGCAAGACCGTCGAGGAGACCGTCAGCGCCCTCGCCGCCGTCATCGGCGAGAAGATCGAGCTCGGCCGCGTGGCCGCGTTCGACGGCCAGGTCGCCGTCTACCTCCACCGTCGTGCCAGCGACCTCCCGCCGGCCGTCGGCGTGCTCGTCGAGTACACCGGCGACGACCTCGACGCCGCCCGCGGCGCCGCCATGCAGATCGCGGCCATGCGTCCGCGCTACCTCACCCGTGAGGACGTGCCCGCCGACATCGTCGCCAAGGAGCGCGAGATCGCCGAGGCCACGGCCCGCGAGGAGGGCAAGCCCGAGCAGGCGATCGAGAAGATCACCGAGGGTCGCGTCAACGGCTTCTTCAAGGACGTCGTGCTGCTCGACCAGCCGTCCGTCACCGACAACAAGAAGACGGTCAAGGCCGTGCTCGACGCCGCCGGCGTGACCATCACGCGCTTCGCGCACATCGAGATCGGCGCCTGA
- the rpsB gene encoding 30S ribosomal protein S2 yields the protein MAVVTMRELLESGVHFGHQTRRWNPKMKRFIFTERNGIYIIDLQQSLAYIDAGYEFVKNTVARGGTILFVGTKRQAQEPVEEQAKRVGMPFVNQRWLGGMLTNFQTMHQRLQRMKELEEIDFDDVAGSGRTKKELLQMRREYDKLNRTLGGVRDMARTPSAVWIVDTKKEHLAVDECKKLGIPIVAILDTNCDPDDVNYPIPGNDDAIRSVSVLTRVVADAVAEGLLQRGGAKTGNEEAGAELGGDEPLAEWERELLEKKDESAAPAAEAPAAESTEAPAAEAPAAETTEAPAAEAPAAEATEAPAEK from the coding sequence ATGGCGGTCGTCACCATGCGAGAGCTGCTCGAGAGCGGGGTCCACTTCGGGCACCAGACCCGTCGTTGGAACCCGAAGATGAAGCGCTTCATCTTCACCGAGCGCAACGGCATCTACATCATCGACCTGCAGCAGTCGCTGGCCTACATCGATGCCGGCTACGAGTTCGTCAAGAACACCGTCGCCCGCGGCGGCACGATCCTGTTCGTCGGCACCAAGCGCCAGGCGCAGGAGCCGGTCGAGGAGCAGGCCAAGCGCGTCGGCATGCCCTTCGTCAACCAGCGCTGGCTCGGCGGCATGCTCACCAACTTCCAGACGATGCACCAGCGGCTCCAGCGCATGAAGGAGCTCGAGGAGATCGACTTCGACGACGTGGCCGGTTCGGGTCGCACGAAGAAGGAGCTCCTCCAGATGCGTCGCGAGTACGACAAGCTGAACCGCACCCTCGGCGGCGTCCGCGACATGGCCCGCACCCCGTCCGCGGTCTGGATCGTCGACACCAAGAAGGAGCACCTCGCGGTCGACGAGTGCAAGAAGCTCGGCATCCCGATCGTCGCGATCCTCGACACCAACTGCGACCCCGACGACGTCAACTACCCGATCCCGGGCAACGACGACGCCATCCGCTCGGTCAGCGTGCTGACCCGCGTGGTCGCCGACGCCGTCGCCGAGGGCCTGCTGCAGCGCGGCGGCGCCAAGACGGGCAACGAGGAGGCCGGCGCCGAGCTCGGTGGCGACGAGCCCCTGGCCGAGTGGGAGCGCGAGCTGCTCGAGAAGAAGGACGAGTCCGCTGCCCCCGCCGCCGAGGCCCCGGCTGCCGAGTCCACCGAGGCGCCCGCCGCCGAGGCTCCGGCTGCCGAGACGACCGAGGCTCCGGCTGCCGAGGCCCCCGCTGCCGAGGCCACCGAGGCTCCCGCCGAGAAGTGA
- a CDS encoding M23 family metallopeptidase: MPARSPHPRLLLALGAAAAILLSTATGVARASDDGPSWSWPLGQRVVGTDFDPPDTPYGAGHRGIDLPGSPGEPVRAVAAGRVSFSGTVAGVGVVTVDHGGERSTYQPVERRTVERGDAVEPGEVLGRLAPGGTHCASACLHLGRLQGERYLDPRDRLTGESRFVLVDPDARLPRPPAGALGSLGDLARPVGGPVMSAFGMRVHPVTGIRKLHDGVDLGASCGTPVRAAKAGTVRSAGRDGAYGLRVVLDHGGGVRTAYAHLSSASVSRGDRVDPRTVVGRVGSTGMSTGCHLHFMVVRGGKPVDPMG; the protein is encoded by the coding sequence ATGCCGGCCCGCTCCCCCCACCCTCGCCTCCTCCTCGCCCTCGGCGCTGCCGCCGCGATCCTGCTGTCGACGGCGACCGGTGTGGCGCGGGCCTCGGACGACGGCCCGTCGTGGTCGTGGCCGCTCGGCCAGCGGGTGGTGGGCACCGACTTCGACCCGCCCGACACCCCCTACGGTGCGGGGCATCGCGGGATCGACCTGCCCGGCTCCCCGGGCGAGCCCGTGCGTGCCGTGGCGGCCGGCCGGGTCAGCTTCTCGGGGACGGTGGCCGGCGTGGGCGTGGTGACCGTCGACCACGGGGGCGAGCGCTCCACCTACCAACCGGTGGAGCGGCGCACGGTCGAGCGTGGCGACGCGGTCGAGCCCGGCGAGGTCCTGGGTCGACTCGCGCCGGGTGGGACGCACTGCGCGAGCGCGTGCCTGCACCTCGGGCGACTGCAGGGCGAGCGCTACCTCGACCCGCGCGATCGGCTCACCGGCGAGTCGCGGTTCGTGCTCGTGGACCCTGACGCCCGACTCCCCCGGCCCCCGGCCGGCGCCCTCGGCTCGCTCGGCGACCTCGCCCGGCCCGTCGGTGGGCCGGTCATGTCGGCGTTCGGGATGCGTGTCCACCCGGTGACTGGCATCCGCAAGCTGCACGACGGCGTCGACCTCGGCGCCTCCTGCGGCACGCCCGTCCGAGCGGCGAAGGCCGGTACCGTCCGGTCCGCGGGGCGCGACGGTGCCTACGGACTCCGGGTCGTGCTGGACCACGGCGGCGGCGTGCGCACCGCCTACGCCCACCTGTCCTCGGCCTCGGTCTCGCGCGGCGACCGGGTCGATCCGCGCACCGTCGTCGGCCGCGTGGGCTCGACCGGGATGTCGACCGGCTGTCACCTGCACTTCATGGTGGTGCGGGGCGGGAAGCCGGTCGATCCGATGGGGTGA
- a CDS encoding tyrosine recombinase XerC, which yields MSGAWDDALEAFTEHLRHERDLSEHSVRGYLVDLGHLADHARALGVGEPSGLTTRALRSFLANQQTLGRSRATLARRATSIRSFTAWLVRTGRATNDPGALLASPRSQRALPDVLSQTEVRALLDATSAAIETDGPVGLRDLAILELLYATGVRVGELCGLDIDDIDRGRRLLRVLGKGRKERSVPYGLPAADAVDAWVTIGRPTLVGPESGPALLLGVRGGRLDPRAARKIVHDRLAVVEGAPDLGPHGLRHTAATHLLEGGADLRSVQEVLGHASLGTTQIYTHVSTERLRAAYRLAHPRA from the coding sequence ATGAGTGGAGCCTGGGACGACGCGCTCGAGGCGTTCACCGAGCACCTGCGCCACGAGCGCGACCTCTCCGAGCACTCCGTCCGCGGCTACCTCGTCGACCTAGGCCACCTGGCCGACCACGCTCGGGCCCTCGGGGTGGGCGAGCCGTCGGGGCTCACCACGCGGGCGCTGCGCAGCTTCCTGGCCAACCAGCAGACCCTCGGCCGGTCGCGGGCCACGCTGGCCCGACGCGCGACGTCGATCCGCTCGTTCACGGCCTGGCTGGTGCGCACCGGCCGCGCGACGAACGATCCTGGGGCATTGCTCGCCAGTCCTCGCTCGCAGCGCGCCCTGCCCGACGTGCTCAGCCAGACCGAGGTCCGGGCGCTCCTCGACGCCACGTCGGCCGCGATCGAGACCGATGGTCCCGTGGGCCTGCGGGACCTGGCCATCCTCGAGCTGCTCTACGCGACCGGCGTGCGGGTGGGTGAGCTGTGCGGTCTCGACATCGACGACATCGACCGCGGCCGTCGCCTGCTGCGCGTCCTCGGCAAGGGTCGCAAGGAGCGCTCGGTGCCCTACGGGCTTCCGGCAGCCGATGCGGTCGACGCCTGGGTCACCATCGGGCGGCCGACGCTGGTCGGCCCGGAGAGCGGGCCGGCGCTCCTGCTGGGCGTCCGCGGCGGTCGACTCGACCCTCGCGCGGCCCGCAAGATCGTGCACGACCGGCTCGCAGTGGTCGAGGGCGCCCCCGACCTCGGCCCCCACGGCCTGCGGCACACCGCCGCCACCCACCTGCTCGAGGGCGGCGCCGACCTGCGCAGCGTGCAGGAGGTGCTGGGCCACGCCTCCCTCGGCACCACCCAGATCTACACCCACGTGAGCACCGAGCGGCTGCGCGCCGCGTACCGGTTGGCGCACCCGCGGGCCTAG
- the dprA gene encoding DNA-processing protein DprA, with the protein MTSANRPARRGTHATDADARMALSLLVEPGDPRLVQWVREHDPAGLLEVVRDGSRRSRLEVPHAWLEGAARLDRAVSSARARSEAHGLRWVVPGDAAWPAALDDLDHVEPLGGSTGAPLGLWVRGPGDLASLVEHGIAVVGARSCTAYGSDCASEIAADVADQGGTVVSGAAFGIDAAAHRGALVQDRPTVAVLACGADVEYPRTHAALLQRIAQDGLVVSEQAPGQVAMRSRFLTRNRIIAGLTVGTVVVEAARRSGSLNTLNWADALGRVTMAVPGPVTSQQSAGVHQALRDGRAVLVTNGREVLDAVAGVSADVPERVRPSDTDHDRLGGLARRVLDALSFTEARSTADVAVAARGSRADVADLLAGLERQGWCARVGDRWLVLPRGASIAARRPVTLGP; encoded by the coding sequence ATGACCTCCGCGAACCGTCCCGCACGGCGGGGCACGCACGCCACGGACGCCGATGCGCGGATGGCGTTGAGCCTGCTCGTGGAGCCCGGCGACCCGCGCCTCGTGCAGTGGGTGCGCGAGCACGACCCGGCGGGCCTCCTCGAGGTGGTCCGTGATGGCTCCCGACGCTCCCGGCTGGAGGTCCCGCACGCCTGGCTGGAGGGGGCCGCGCGTCTGGACCGAGCCGTGAGCAGTGCGCGCGCGAGGTCCGAGGCGCACGGACTCCGCTGGGTCGTGCCCGGCGACGCGGCCTGGCCCGCGGCGCTCGACGACCTCGACCACGTGGAGCCCCTCGGCGGGAGCACCGGTGCGCCGCTCGGGCTGTGGGTGCGCGGCCCCGGCGACCTCGCGTCGCTCGTGGAGCACGGCATCGCCGTGGTGGGCGCCCGCTCGTGCACGGCCTACGGGAGCGACTGCGCCTCCGAGATCGCGGCCGACGTGGCCGACCAGGGCGGCACGGTCGTGAGTGGGGCGGCGTTCGGCATCGACGCCGCGGCCCACCGCGGCGCCCTCGTGCAGGACCGACCGACCGTGGCGGTGCTCGCCTGCGGTGCCGACGTCGAGTACCCACGCACCCACGCCGCGCTGTTGCAGCGCATCGCCCAGGACGGTCTCGTGGTCTCCGAGCAAGCGCCCGGGCAGGTCGCGATGCGGTCACGCTTCCTCACCCGCAACCGCATCATCGCCGGGCTCACGGTGGGCACGGTGGTCGTCGAGGCGGCCCGCCGCAGCGGATCGCTCAACACGTTGAACTGGGCCGACGCCCTGGGGCGGGTGACGATGGCCGTGCCTGGCCCGGTCACGTCGCAGCAGTCCGCCGGGGTGCACCAGGCGCTGCGCGACGGGCGGGCGGTCCTGGTGACGAACGGCCGCGAGGTCCTCGACGCCGTGGCCGGCGTGTCGGCCGACGTGCCCGAGCGGGTCCGGCCGTCCGACACCGACCACGACCGGTTGGGCGGGCTGGCTCGGCGGGTGCTCGACGCCCTCTCCTTCACCGAGGCGCGCAGCACCGCCGACGTCGCGGTCGCCGCGCGAGGCAGCAGGGCCGACGTCGCGGACCTCCTGGCGGGTCTCGAGCGGCAGGGATGGTGCGCCCGTGTGGGGGACCGGTGGCTGGTGCTCCCGCGTGGTGCCTCGATCGCGGCCCGCCGACCCGTCACGCTGGGACCATGA
- a CDS encoding YifB family Mg chelatase-like AAA ATPase, whose translation MAALHSVTLDGLTGRAIEVEVDIANGFPSTVVVGLADAIVNEARDRVRAAVVNSGASWPDQRVTINLAPSTLPKTGSHYDLAIALAMFVEKKIVPLAATVGTVFIGELALDGRLRAVRGVLPATVAAAEAGFERVLVPESNVGEAELVDGIGVVGVRSLRQVVAMLTGQEEPDDPPVPPLDGGDGLGHAYSDRVAGLDLADVAGQEDTRTAVVVAAAGGHHVLMTGPPGIGKTMLAQRLPGLLPDLTRPQALEVSAVHSLAGVLPSDVPLVRRPPFVDPHHTASAVAIVGGGQRVIRPGALSLAHRGVLFLDEAPEFASNVLDALRQPLESGHVVVSRSAQTATFPARFQLLLAANPCPCGQGGSVSEPCECTPLMQRRYRDRISGPVRDRIDIHRTLVAPTRPELVHGVSDARSTRDLAPLVARARSRQAERLAGTPWQVNADVPGVDLRKHWPATDAARRLVDSQLRGQRLSARSADRVLRVAWSVCDLREGERPDVEEVELALALRRGTPLGPLLRDVVVAP comes from the coding sequence ATGGCGGCCCTGCACTCGGTGACCCTGGACGGCCTCACCGGGCGGGCGATCGAGGTGGAGGTCGACATCGCCAACGGCTTCCCGTCGACCGTCGTCGTGGGTCTTGCCGACGCGATCGTCAACGAGGCTCGCGACCGGGTGCGTGCGGCGGTGGTCAACTCCGGCGCGTCCTGGCCCGACCAGCGGGTCACGATCAACCTCGCCCCGTCCACGCTGCCGAAGACCGGGTCCCACTACGACCTCGCCATCGCGCTCGCGATGTTCGTCGAGAAGAAGATCGTGCCGCTCGCGGCCACCGTCGGGACGGTGTTCATCGGGGAGCTCGCGCTCGACGGTCGCCTCCGCGCGGTGCGAGGCGTCCTGCCGGCCACGGTCGCCGCCGCCGAGGCCGGGTTCGAGCGCGTGCTCGTGCCCGAGTCCAACGTCGGCGAGGCCGAGCTGGTCGACGGCATCGGCGTGGTCGGCGTGCGGTCGTTGCGCCAGGTGGTGGCCATGCTGACCGGGCAGGAGGAGCCCGACGACCCGCCGGTCCCTCCGCTGGACGGTGGCGACGGTCTCGGCCACGCCTACAGCGACCGCGTGGCCGGTCTCGACCTCGCCGACGTGGCCGGGCAGGAGGACACCCGCACGGCGGTGGTGGTCGCTGCGGCCGGTGGCCACCACGTGCTGATGACGGGTCCGCCGGGCATCGGCAAGACCATGCTCGCCCAGCGGCTGCCTGGTCTCCTGCCGGACCTCACCCGCCCCCAGGCGCTGGAGGTCAGCGCGGTGCACTCCCTGGCGGGCGTCCTGCCGTCCGACGTCCCCCTCGTGCGGCGTCCTCCGTTCGTCGACCCGCACCACACGGCGAGCGCCGTCGCGATCGTCGGTGGAGGCCAACGGGTCATCCGGCCCGGTGCGCTGTCGCTCGCTCACCGCGGGGTGCTGTTCCTCGACGAGGCGCCGGAGTTCGCCTCGAACGTGCTCGACGCGCTGCGCCAGCCCCTGGAGAGCGGGCACGTGGTGGTCTCGCGGTCCGCCCAGACCGCGACGTTCCCGGCCCGCTTCCAGCTGCTCCTGGCGGCCAACCCGTGCCCGTGCGGACAGGGCGGGTCGGTGAGCGAGCCCTGCGAGTGCACCCCGCTGATGCAGCGGCGCTATCGCGACCGGATCTCCGGACCGGTGCGCGACCGCATCGACATCCACCGCACCCTCGTCGCGCCGACCCGGCCGGAGCTCGTCCACGGCGTCTCAGACGCCCGATCGACGCGGGACCTCGCGCCGCTCGTCGCGCGGGCCCGGTCCCGCCAGGCCGAACGACTGGCCGGCACGCCCTGGCAGGTCAACGCGGACGTGCCCGGCGTCGACCTGCGCAAGCACTGGCCGGCGACGGACGCGGCCAGGCGGCTCGTGGACTCCCAGCTGCGCGGTCAACGACTCTCCGCCCGTTCCGCGGACCGGGTGCTCCGCGTCGCCTGGAGCGTCTGCGACCTGCGCGAGGGGGAGCGGCCCGACGTCGAGGAGGTCGAGCTGGCGCTCGCCCTGCGCCGAGGTACCCCGCTCGGACCCCTGCTGCGGGACGTGGTGGTGGCGCCATGA
- a CDS encoding YraN family protein, whose amino-acid sequence MTYARNDAVGQYGEQVAARHLESHGMTILDRRWTCRWGELDIVARDGATIVFCEVKTRTSQRHGTGFEAVSSRKAQRLRRAASAWLQAHGLEPLGVRIDVVSVRIPRRGGPVVERVSGVA is encoded by the coding sequence ATGACCTACGCACGCAACGACGCCGTCGGGCAGTACGGCGAGCAGGTGGCTGCGCGACACCTGGAGTCCCACGGCATGACGATCCTCGACCGCCGCTGGACGTGCCGGTGGGGCGAGCTCGACATCGTCGCCCGTGACGGTGCGACGATCGTCTTCTGCGAGGTCAAGACCCGCACCAGCCAGCGGCACGGCACGGGCTTCGAGGCGGTCTCGAGCCGCAAGGCGCAGCGGCTGCGTCGCGCGGCGTCGGCCTGGCTGCAGGCGCACGGGCTGGAGCCGCTGGGCGTGCGGATCGACGTCGTGTCCGTGCGCATCCCACGCCGTGGCGGGCCGGTCGTCGAGCGCGTGAGCGGGGTGGCCTGA
- a CDS encoding DUF2469 domain-containing protein, with the protein MSAEDLERYETEAELALYREYRDVVKIFKYVVETDRRFYLCNAVDVKVRSETGDAYFEVSMNDAWVWDIYRPARFAKNVKVLTFKDVNVEELADSDVKVPSS; encoded by the coding sequence ATGAGCGCAGAGGACCTCGAGCGGTACGAGACCGAGGCCGAGCTCGCGCTGTACCGCGAGTACCGCGACGTCGTGAAGATCTTCAAGTACGTGGTGGAGACCGATCGGCGCTTCTACCTCTGCAACGCCGTCGACGTGAAGGTGCGCTCCGAGACGGGCGACGCCTACTTCGAGGTCTCCATGAACGACGCCTGGGTGTGGGACATCTACCGTCCGGCGCGGTTCGCCAAGAACGTCAAGGTGCTCACCTTCAAGGACGTCAACGTCGAGGAGCTGGCCGACTCCGACGTCAAGGTTCCGTCGAGCTGA
- a CDS encoding ribonuclease HII — protein MTGRPTLRLERSLLRERCTVLACADEVGRGALSGPVSVGVVAITASTRTAPQGVRDSKLLTPDARVRLAPRIRRWAATHGAGYGVGHASPAEIDDVGIMAAMRLAARRALEQVGTPPDLVLLDGNHDYLSVPDQASLFDVAEVPLPPVVTAIKADLRCAAVAAASILAKTERDALMVELAREHPEYGWHENKGYAAPAHVEALRTHGPSHHHRRSWSLPGSVPAAGSVPVIESGAVRASDEAMGSR, from the coding sequence GTGACCGGTCGGCCCACCCTCCGACTCGAGCGCAGCCTCCTGCGCGAGCGCTGCACCGTGCTGGCGTGCGCCGACGAGGTCGGCCGCGGCGCCCTGAGCGGTCCGGTGAGCGTCGGCGTCGTGGCCATCACCGCGAGCACGCGCACCGCACCCCAGGGGGTGCGCGACAGCAAGCTGCTGACCCCTGACGCGCGCGTCCGACTCGCGCCCCGCATCCGGCGCTGGGCCGCCACCCACGGGGCCGGGTACGGCGTCGGCCACGCGTCACCCGCGGAGATCGACGACGTCGGCATCATGGCGGCCATGCGCCTGGCCGCGCGACGAGCGCTGGAGCAGGTCGGGACCCCGCCCGACCTGGTCCTGCTCGACGGCAACCACGACTACCTGAGCGTCCCGGACCAGGCCTCGCTCTTCGACGTCGCGGAGGTGCCGCTGCCGCCGGTGGTCACGGCGATCAAGGCCGACCTGCGCTGCGCGGCGGTGGCCGCGGCGAGCATCCTCGCCAAGACCGAACGTGACGCGCTCATGGTGGAGCTGGCGCGTGAGCACCCGGAGTACGGCTGGCACGAGAACAAGGGCTACGCGGCGCCGGCGCACGTGGAGGCCCTGCGCACCCACGGGCCCAGCCACCACCACCGCCGCTCGTGGAGCCTGCCGGGCAGCGTGCCGGCGGCCGGTAGTGTTCCGGTCATCGAGTCCGGTGCCGTCCGGGCGAGCGACGAGGCGATGGGGAGCAGATGA